A single region of the Syngnathus acus chromosome 6, fSynAcu1.2, whole genome shotgun sequence genome encodes:
- the idh3a gene encoding isocitrate dehydrogenase [NAD] subunit alpha, mitochondrial isoform X1, whose protein sequence is MAGNAWRSAIVKLLRKWSLSISGQDKIKAKEAQHVAGALRKESKTFSRGMQTVTLIPGDGIGPEISAAVMKIFDAAQAPIQWEERNVTAIKGPGGKWVIPPDAKESMDRNKMGLKGPLKTPIAAGHPSMNLLLRKTFDLYSNVRPCVSIDGYKTPYTDVNLVTIRENTEGEYSGIEHVIVDGVVQSIKLITEQASQRIAEYAFEYARNNKRTSVTAVHKANIMRMSDGLFLRKCREAAERNKDIKFTEMYLDTVCLNMVQDPTQFDILVMPNLYGDILSDLCAGLIGGLGVTPSGNIGANGVAIFESVHGTAPDIAGKDMANPTALLLSAVMMLRHMGLHDHAKKIETACYDTIRDKKVLTGDLGGKSKCSEFTEAICQRVRDL, encoded by the exons ATGGCGGGGAATGCGTGGAGGTCAGCG ATTGTTAAGCTACTCAGAAAATGGAGTTTATCGATCAGTGGCCAGGATAAAATCAAGGCAAAGGAA GCCCAGCATGTGGCAGGAGCCTTGAGAAAAGAGAGCAAGACATTCTCCCGTGGG ATGCAAACGGTGACTTTGATCCCCGGTGATGGAATCGGACCAGAAATCTCCGCTGCTGTCATGAAGATATTTGACGCAGCTCAG GCCCCTATTCAGTGGGAGGAGAGGAACGTTACAGCCATTAAAGGTCCTGGGGGGAAATGGGTGATTCCTCCAGATGCTAAAGAATCAATGGATAGGAACAAAATGGGTCTGAAGG GTCCTTTGAAGACGCCAATTGCTGCGGGTCATCCCTCTATGAATCTTCTCTTGAggaaaacctttgacctctacTCCAACGTGCGCCCTTGTGTTTCCATCGACGGCTACAAGACGCCCTACACTGATGTGAACCTCGTCACCATCAGAGAGAACACAGAGGGGGAATACAGTGGGATTGAACATGTG ATTGTCGATGGAGTTGTGCAGAGTATTAAACTCATAACGGAGCAAGCCAGCCAACGCATTGCCGAGTACGCATTTGAATATGCGAGAAACAATAAGAGGACCAGTGTCACTGCGGTTCATAAGGCTAACATCAT GCGCATGTCGGATGGGCTCTTCCTCCGAAAATGCAGAGAGGCCGCTGAAAGGAATAAGGATATTAAATTTACTGAGATGTACTTGGATACTGTGTGCCTCAAC ATGGTACAGGACCCTACACAGTTTGATATTCTGGTGATGCCAAATTTGTATGGCGACATCCTGAG TGATCTTTGTGCTGGACTTATTGGAGGACTCGGAGTGACCCCTAGTGGAAACATTGGCGCCAATGGTGTTGCCATTTTTGAGTCT GTTCATGGAACAGCCCCGGATATAGCAGGAAAGGACATGGCCAACCCCACCGCTTTGCTGCTAAGCGCGGTTATGATGCTGCGCCACATGGGCCTGCACGACCACGCAAAGAAGATCGAGACCGCCTGTTACGACACCATTCGGGACAAAAAG GTGCTCACCGGAGACCTCGGAGGGAAGTCAAAGTGCTCCGAATTTACAGAGGCCATATGTCAACGAGTGCGAGATCTCTAA
- the dnaja gene encoding dnaJ homolog subfamily A member 4, whose translation MVRETGYYDLLGVGPKASAEEIKKAYRKLALKYHPDKNPNEGEKFKLISQAYDVLSDSKKRDLYDQGGEQAIKEGGMGGGSSPMDIFNMFFGGGGRMQRERRGKNIVHQLSVSLEDMYNGCTRKLALQKNVICEKCDGYGGKKGTLEKCSNCKGRGVQIKVQQIGPGMIQQIQSMCGDCHGQGESFSSKDRCKTCNGHKVERKKKILEVHIDKGMRDGQKITFHGEGDQEPDLEPGDVIIVLDQKEHSLFKRSDDNLTMTMSIKLVEALCGFKKAINTLDDRTLVITSQPGEVIKNNDTKVIQNEGMPVYRSPYEKGQLFIQFQVEFPEKHWLPEHLMFQLERLLPPREDVLITDDTEEVELCEVDERTQQRNYSREAYDEDELGPRGGVQCQTQ comes from the exons ATGGTTCGCGAAACTGGCTACTACGATCTCCTTGGTGTTGGACCCAAAGCTTCTGCggaggaaattaaaaaagcTTACAGAAAACTGGCGTTAAAATATCACCCGGACAAGAACCCCAATGAGGGCGAGAAG TTCAAGCTTATATCGCAAGCATATGATGTGCTTTCGGATTCCAAAAAGAGAGATCTCTACGACCAAGGCGGGGAGCAAGCAATTAAAGAAGGCGGAATGGGCGGAGGGTCATCCCCcatggacattttcaacatGTTCTTTGGGGGCGGGGGAAGGAtgcagagagagaggagag GGAAGAACATTGTCCACCAGTTAAGCGTTTCGCTGGAGGACATGTACAATGGCTGCACGAGGAAGCTGGCACTCCAGAAGAACGTCATATGTGAAAAGTGCGATG GTTATGGTGGTAAGAAAGGTACCTTGGAGAAATGCTCCAACTGTAAAGGAAGAGGAGTGCAGATCAAGGTGCAGCAGATAGGACCGGGCATGATTCAGCAGATTCAGAGCATGTGCGGAGATTGTCACGGGCAGGGCGAATCGTTCAGCTCAAAGGACCGCTGCAAGACTTGCAATGGGCACAAAGTGGAGCGTAAGAAGAAAATCCTGGAAGTTCACATTGACAAAG GTATGAGAGACGGTcagaaaattacatttcacGGCGAAGGAGACCAGGAGCCTGACCTGGAGCCCGGTGACGTCATCATCGTGCTGGACCAGAAGGAGCATAGCCTTTTCAAACGAAGCGACGATAACCTCACCATGACCATGAGCATCAAACTGGTGGAGGCCTTGTGCGGCTTCAAGAAGGCCATCAACACCCTGGACGACCGAACGCTCGTTATCACCTCGCAACCAG GTGAAGTTATAAAGAACAACGACACAAAGGTGATCCAAAACGAAGGAATGCCAGTGTACAGGAGCCCTTACGAAAAGGGACAACTCTTCATACAGTTCCAG GTGGAGTTTCCTGAAAAACACTGGCTCCCGGAACATCTCATGTTCCAGCTGGAAAGGCTGCTTCCCCCCAGGGAGGACGTGTTGATCACCGACGACACGGAGGAGGTTGAGCTCTGCGAGGTGGACGAGCGAACGCAGCAGCGGAACTACAGCAGAGAAGCTTACGATGAAGACGAGTTGGGTCCCAGAGGTGGGGTGCAGTGTCAGACGCAGTAG
- the idh3a gene encoding isocitrate dehydrogenase [NAD] subunit alpha, mitochondrial isoform X2 — MAGNAWRSAAQHVAGALRKESKTFSRGMQTVTLIPGDGIGPEISAAVMKIFDAAQAPIQWEERNVTAIKGPGGKWVIPPDAKESMDRNKMGLKGPLKTPIAAGHPSMNLLLRKTFDLYSNVRPCVSIDGYKTPYTDVNLVTIRENTEGEYSGIEHVIVDGVVQSIKLITEQASQRIAEYAFEYARNNKRTSVTAVHKANIMRMSDGLFLRKCREAAERNKDIKFTEMYLDTVCLNMVQDPTQFDILVMPNLYGDILSDLCAGLIGGLGVTPSGNIGANGVAIFESVHGTAPDIAGKDMANPTALLLSAVMMLRHMGLHDHAKKIETACYDTIRDKKVLTGDLGGKSKCSEFTEAICQRVRDL; from the exons ATGGCGGGGAATGCGTGGAGGTCAGCG GCCCAGCATGTGGCAGGAGCCTTGAGAAAAGAGAGCAAGACATTCTCCCGTGGG ATGCAAACGGTGACTTTGATCCCCGGTGATGGAATCGGACCAGAAATCTCCGCTGCTGTCATGAAGATATTTGACGCAGCTCAG GCCCCTATTCAGTGGGAGGAGAGGAACGTTACAGCCATTAAAGGTCCTGGGGGGAAATGGGTGATTCCTCCAGATGCTAAAGAATCAATGGATAGGAACAAAATGGGTCTGAAGG GTCCTTTGAAGACGCCAATTGCTGCGGGTCATCCCTCTATGAATCTTCTCTTGAggaaaacctttgacctctacTCCAACGTGCGCCCTTGTGTTTCCATCGACGGCTACAAGACGCCCTACACTGATGTGAACCTCGTCACCATCAGAGAGAACACAGAGGGGGAATACAGTGGGATTGAACATGTG ATTGTCGATGGAGTTGTGCAGAGTATTAAACTCATAACGGAGCAAGCCAGCCAACGCATTGCCGAGTACGCATTTGAATATGCGAGAAACAATAAGAGGACCAGTGTCACTGCGGTTCATAAGGCTAACATCAT GCGCATGTCGGATGGGCTCTTCCTCCGAAAATGCAGAGAGGCCGCTGAAAGGAATAAGGATATTAAATTTACTGAGATGTACTTGGATACTGTGTGCCTCAAC ATGGTACAGGACCCTACACAGTTTGATATTCTGGTGATGCCAAATTTGTATGGCGACATCCTGAG TGATCTTTGTGCTGGACTTATTGGAGGACTCGGAGTGACCCCTAGTGGAAACATTGGCGCCAATGGTGTTGCCATTTTTGAGTCT GTTCATGGAACAGCCCCGGATATAGCAGGAAAGGACATGGCCAACCCCACCGCTTTGCTGCTAAGCGCGGTTATGATGCTGCGCCACATGGGCCTGCACGACCACGCAAAGAAGATCGAGACCGCCTGTTACGACACCATTCGGGACAAAAAG GTGCTCACCGGAGACCTCGGAGGGAAGTCAAAGTGCTCCGAATTTACAGAGGCCATATGTCAACGAGTGCGAGATCTCTAA